From one Streptomyces mobaraensis genomic stretch:
- a CDS encoding ABC transporter permease produces the protein MPPETTATPAQDVIHNIGYRPYTGPRLGRGYARRALWSQSLRGAYGLGRSAKSKVLPMTLFAVMCAPAAIIVAVAITTKMDKLPVEYTRYAILLQAVVGLYLASQAPQAVSRDLRFRTVPLYFSRPVERVDYVLAKYAALASAVFLLTAAPLLILYVGALLAKLDFAAQTQAFAQGLVSVALLSLLFAGLGLVVAALTPRRGFGVAAVIAVLTISYGAVSTVQGIAYARDNTDVIGWLGLFSPITLIDGVQTAFLDATSSFPGSHGPGTGAGAVYLLAVLALIAGSYAVLMRRYRKAGL, from the coding sequence ATGCCGCCTGAGACCACGGCCACGCCCGCCCAGGACGTGATCCACAACATCGGCTACCGGCCGTACACCGGCCCCCGGCTGGGCCGCGGCTACGCCCGCCGCGCGCTCTGGTCGCAGAGCCTGCGCGGCGCGTACGGGCTGGGCCGCTCGGCCAAGTCCAAGGTGCTGCCGATGACGCTGTTCGCCGTGATGTGCGCGCCGGCCGCGATCATCGTCGCGGTCGCGATCACCACGAAGATGGACAAGCTGCCGGTGGAGTACACGCGGTACGCGATCCTCCTCCAGGCCGTCGTCGGCCTCTACCTCGCCTCCCAGGCGCCGCAGGCGGTCTCCCGGGACCTGCGCTTCCGGACGGTCCCGCTCTACTTCTCCCGCCCGGTGGAACGCGTCGACTACGTGCTGGCCAAGTACGCCGCGCTCGCCTCGGCGGTGTTCCTGCTCACCGCGGCGCCCCTGCTCATCCTCTACGTGGGCGCCCTGCTCGCGAAGCTCGACTTCGCCGCCCAGACGCAAGCCTTCGCCCAAGGACTGGTCTCCGTGGCCCTGTTGTCCCTCCTCTTCGCCGGCCTCGGCCTGGTCGTCGCCGCGCTCACCCCGCGCCGCGGCTTCGGCGTCGCCGCCGTGATCGCCGTCCTGACCATCTCGTACGGCGCCGTGAGCACCGTCCAGGGCATCGCCTACGCCCGGGACAACACCGACGTCATCGGCTGGCTGGGCCTGTTCTCGCCGATCACCCTGATCGACGGCGTGCAGACGGCGTTTCTCGACGCCACCTCCAGCTTCCCCGGCTCCCACGGCCCCGGCACCGGCGCGGGAGCCGTCTACCTGCTCGCCGTCCTTGCGCTGATCGCCGGCTCGTACGCCGTCCTGATGCGCCGCTACCGGAAGGCGGGCCTGTGA
- a CDS encoding ABC transporter ATP-binding protein: protein MVRATTVDDVTVIATESLSKRYPKVTALDRLSVDITPGVTGLVGANGAGKSTLIKILLGLSPATEGRAHVLGLDVATEGAAIRERVGYMPEHDCLPPDVSATEFVVHMARMSGLPLSAARERTADTLRHVGLYEERYRPMGGYSTGMKQRVKLAQALVHDPRLVLLDEPTNGLDPVGRDEMLALIRRVHTDFGISVLVTSHLLGELERTCDHVVVIDGGRLLRSSATSDFTQATGSLAVEVTDTDAHPDGTSALGAALTAAGLAVRAAGGAGGYGVAGGGHVLLVDLAGDETYDVVRDAVAGLGLGLVRMEQRRHRIAEVFQADADDRTNDHSAQKRGTTHAA from the coding sequence GTGGTCCGCGCCACTACCGTCGATGACGTGACAGTGATCGCCACCGAAAGCCTCAGCAAGCGGTACCCCAAGGTGACCGCGCTCGACCGGCTCTCCGTCGACATCACTCCGGGCGTGACCGGTCTGGTGGGTGCCAACGGGGCCGGCAAGTCGACGCTGATCAAGATCCTGCTGGGGCTCTCCCCGGCCACCGAGGGCCGCGCGCACGTCCTGGGCCTGGACGTGGCCACCGAAGGGGCGGCCATCCGGGAGCGGGTCGGCTACATGCCGGAGCACGACTGCCTGCCGCCCGACGTCTCGGCCACCGAGTTCGTCGTGCACATGGCGCGGATGTCCGGGCTGCCGCTCTCCGCCGCGCGCGAGCGCACCGCGGACACCCTGCGCCACGTGGGCCTCTACGAGGAGCGCTACCGCCCGATGGGCGGATACTCCACGGGCATGAAACAGCGGGTGAAGCTGGCCCAGGCGCTCGTCCACGACCCGCGCCTGGTGCTGCTGGACGAGCCGACGAACGGCCTCGACCCCGTCGGCCGCGACGAGATGCTGGCCCTCATCCGCCGGGTGCACACCGACTTCGGCATCTCGGTGCTGGTCACCTCCCACCTGCTCGGCGAGCTGGAGCGCACCTGCGACCACGTCGTCGTCATCGACGGCGGCCGCCTGCTGCGCTCCTCCGCAACCAGCGACTTCACCCAGGCCACCGGCTCCCTCGCGGTCGAGGTCACGGACACCGACGCCCACCCGGACGGCACGTCCGCCCTCGGCGCGGCCCTCACGGCCGCCGGGCTCGCGGTCCGGGCGGCCGGCGGCGCGGGCGGGTACGGGGTGGCGGGCGGCGGACACGTCCTGCTCGTCGACCTCGCCGGCGACGAGACGTACGACGTCGTGCGCGACGCCGTGGCCGGGCTCGGGCTGGGCCTGGTGCGGATGGAGCAGCGCAGGCACCGCATCGCGGAGGTGTTCCAGGCGGACGCCGACGACAGGACGAACGACCACAGCGCGCAGAAACGGGGCACCACCCATGCCGCCTGA
- a CDS encoding M24 family metallopeptidase — protein sequence MKTGASPHVTQDLAGFREVQRLAYACAEAVAAQLVPGMTERDAARLQREWLRRRGVRDWFHLPFAWFGDRTAFTGFRVPTQFFPSGRRLAPGMPFVLDLAPVYRGFTADVGYSGCLGPDPLHARMLDDLLDHRDLVLRGVRERRPLRTVYEDVDRLMMRQGYANRHRAYPFGVIAHKVGRVRDRRWSPRVLGFGTQALKGLASDALHGHREGWSPLWSPYRFSDHPPTPGLWAVEPHLGFRGTGVKFEELLVVTDSRDPEESAFWLDDDLPHVRRRRAGGREAQRDGQKGTGR from the coding sequence ATGAAGACCGGAGCGTCACCGCACGTCACACAGGACCTGGCCGGCTTCCGGGAGGTGCAGCGCCTCGCCTACGCCTGCGCCGAGGCCGTCGCCGCGCAGCTCGTCCCCGGGATGACCGAGCGCGACGCCGCCCGGCTGCAACGGGAGTGGCTGCGGCGGCGCGGGGTGCGCGACTGGTTCCATCTGCCCTTCGCCTGGTTCGGCGACCGCACGGCCTTCACCGGCTTCCGGGTGCCCACCCAGTTCTTCCCGTCGGGGCGGCGGCTGGCGCCCGGGATGCCGTTCGTCCTGGACCTGGCGCCGGTGTACCGGGGCTTCACCGCCGACGTCGGCTACTCCGGCTGCCTCGGCCCGGACCCGCTGCACGCCCGGATGCTCGACGACCTCCTCGACCACCGCGACCTCGTCCTGCGCGGCGTCCGCGAGCGCCGCCCGCTGCGCACGGTCTACGAGGACGTCGACCGGCTCATGATGCGCCAGGGCTACGCCAACCGGCACCGCGCCTATCCCTTCGGGGTGATCGCCCACAAGGTCGGCCGGGTCCGCGACCGGCGCTGGTCGCCACGGGTCCTCGGCTTCGGCACCCAGGCGCTGAAAGGGCTGGCCTCCGACGCCCTCCACGGCCACCGGGAGGGCTGGTCGCCGCTGTGGAGCCCGTACCGCTTCTCCGACCACCCGCCCACCCCCGGGCTGTGGGCGGTCGAGCCGCACCTCGGGTTCCGCGGGACGGGCGTGAAGTTCGAGGAGTTGCTGGTGGTGACCGACTCGCGGGATCCGGAGGAGAGCGCGTTCTGGCTGGACGACGATCTTCCGCATGTCCGGCGGCGGCGGGCAGGGGGACGGGAAGCGCAACGGGACGGACAGAAGGGAACCGGACGATGA
- a CDS encoding SDR family oxidoreductase, whose product MNAFGAEHGGTEFDGTKRGGTELDGARERRVRSAGVELCVAELGDPADPTVVLLHGYPDSKEVWAPVAQRLQERFHVVLYDVRGCGRSTAPSPLRGGFTLEKLTGDFLAVVDAVSPDAPVHLVGHDWGSVQGWEFTTVRRTEGRVASFTSISGPSLDHFGHWIKERAARPTPRRAAQLLGQGARSWYVYALHTPVLPEAAWRGPLGRRWPDVLERSEKVPKGPYPTASLPTDAAHGAWLYRDNVRERTRRPRPDAYAHAPVQLITPTGDAFLSARLYDGLERWAPGLVRRTVRAGHWVPRTRPGQLADWITEFVGRQADGPSAVPVRRPLPGTGKARPERYAQRFAGRLVLVTGAASGIGQATAFAFAEAGARIVAVDRDAEGAARTAELARLLGAPGAWAECVDVSDEAAMEKLAARTAEAHGVVDVLVNNAGIGVAGPFLDTPPEAWRKTLDVNLWGVLHGCRLFGRQMAERGEGGHIVNTASAAAFQPSRTLSAYSTSKAAVLMLSECLRAELGDRDIGVTAVCPGIVATGITSATLFTGVPEEEQRRLRERTTRLYGRRDYPPERVADAILRAVHDDLPVVPVTPEAHGLRLLARFAPRLRRAVARAEPRL is encoded by the coding sequence ATGAACGCCTTCGGCGCGGAGCACGGCGGCACGGAGTTCGACGGCACGAAGCGCGGCGGCACGGAACTCGACGGCGCGCGGGAGCGGAGGGTGCGGTCGGCCGGCGTCGAGCTGTGCGTCGCCGAACTGGGCGACCCCGCCGACCCCACCGTCGTCCTCCTCCACGGCTACCCGGACAGCAAGGAGGTCTGGGCGCCGGTCGCACAGCGCTTGCAGGAACGTTTCCACGTCGTGCTCTACGACGTCCGCGGCTGCGGCCGGTCGACGGCGCCCAGCCCGCTGCGCGGCGGCTTCACCCTGGAGAAGCTGACCGGCGACTTCCTCGCCGTCGTGGACGCGGTGAGCCCCGACGCCCCCGTGCACCTGGTCGGACACGACTGGGGATCCGTCCAGGGCTGGGAGTTCACCACCGTCCGCCGCACCGAGGGGCGCGTCGCCTCCTTCACCTCCATCTCAGGACCCTCGCTCGACCACTTCGGTCACTGGATCAAGGAGCGCGCCGCGCGGCCCACCCCGCGCCGCGCCGCCCAGTTGCTCGGGCAGGGCGCCCGGTCCTGGTACGTGTACGCGCTGCACACGCCCGTCCTGCCGGAGGCCGCCTGGCGCGGGCCGCTCGGCCGGCGGTGGCCGGACGTGCTGGAGCGGTCCGAGAAGGTGCCGAAGGGCCCGTACCCGACCGCGTCCCTGCCCACCGACGCCGCGCACGGCGCCTGGCTCTACCGCGACAACGTCCGGGAGCGGACGCGCCGTCCGCGCCCCGACGCGTACGCGCACGCCCCCGTGCAGCTGATCACGCCCACCGGCGACGCGTTCCTCTCCGCGCGGCTCTACGACGGCCTGGAGCGCTGGGCGCCCGGCCTGGTGCGGCGCACCGTGCGCGCGGGCCACTGGGTGCCGCGCACCCGCCCCGGGCAACTGGCGGACTGGATCACCGAGTTCGTCGGCCGGCAGGCGGACGGCCCGTCGGCCGTCCCCGTCCGGCGGCCCCTTCCCGGGACCGGCAAGGCCCGCCCGGAGCGGTACGCGCAGCGCTTCGCCGGCCGGCTCGTCCTGGTGACGGGCGCCGCGAGCGGCATCGGCCAGGCCACCGCCTTCGCCTTCGCCGAGGCGGGCGCCCGGATCGTCGCGGTGGACCGCGACGCGGAGGGCGCGGCGCGCACCGCCGAGCTCGCCCGGCTGCTCGGCGCGCCCGGGGCCTGGGCCGAGTGCGTCGACGTCTCCGACGAGGCGGCGATGGAGAAGCTGGCCGCCCGCACGGCCGAGGCCCACGGCGTCGTGGACGTCCTCGTCAACAACGCGGGGATCGGCGTCGCCGGGCCGTTCCTCGACACGCCGCCGGAGGCGTGGCGGAAGACCCTGGACGTCAACCTGTGGGGCGTGCTGCACGGCTGCCGCCTCTTCGGCCGGCAGATGGCCGAGCGCGGCGAGGGCGGCCACATCGTCAACACCGCGTCCGCCGCCGCCTTCCAGCCCTCCCGGACGCTGTCCGCCTACAGCACCTCCAAGGCGGCGGTACTGATGCTCTCCGAGTGCCTGCGCGCCGAGCTCGGCGACCGGGACATCGGCGTCACCGCCGTCTGCCCCGGCATCGTCGCCACGGGCATCACCTCCGCCACCCTCTTCACCGGCGTCCCGGAGGAGGAGCAGCGGCGGCTGCGGGAGCGGACCACCCGGCTCTACGGGCGGCGCGACTACCCGCCGGAGCGGGTCGCGGACGCGATCCTGCGGGCCGTCCACGACGACCTGCCCGTCGTCCCCGTCACCCCCGAGGCGCACGGACTCCGCCTCCTCGCCCGCTTCGCGCCCCGCCTGCGGCGGGCCGTCGCACGCGCCGAACCCCGGCTCTGA
- a CDS encoding metal-dependent hydrolase: MTADHHPIAPRRVSFDWRETPLHWIPDEPTATHVINVLHLLLPAGERWFVKVFKEALPLVRDPELLKDVKGFMGQEATHSVQHSYVLDHLAHQKLDTGPYTRQVDYLFDVLLGERPPFGLPLSEREWLRFRLSVIAAVEQFTAVLGDWVLRADTLDAARPDPVMLDLLRWHGAEEVEHRSVAFDMYQHCGGDEPGRYARRVLGMAITAPILTYLWGRGAAYLIRHDPRLAKRLRYTLRHHKRAVDKGLLPTWGELGAAIPRYLRRSYHPSQEGSLSRAVAYLAASPAAGRGRAPGGAVAS; this comes from the coding sequence ATGACCGCCGACCACCACCCCATCGCCCCCCGCCGCGTCTCCTTCGACTGGCGGGAGACGCCGCTGCACTGGATCCCCGACGAGCCGACGGCCACCCACGTCATCAACGTGCTGCACCTGCTGCTGCCCGCCGGGGAGCGGTGGTTCGTCAAGGTCTTCAAGGAGGCCCTGCCGCTGGTCAGAGACCCCGAACTGCTCAAGGACGTCAAAGGGTTCATGGGCCAGGAGGCCACCCACAGCGTCCAGCACTCCTACGTCCTCGACCACCTGGCCCACCAGAAGCTGGACACCGGCCCGTACACCAGGCAGGTCGACTACCTCTTCGACGTGCTGCTCGGCGAGCGGCCGCCGTTCGGACTGCCGCTCTCCGAGCGGGAGTGGCTGCGGTTCCGGCTGTCGGTGATCGCGGCGGTGGAGCAGTTCACCGCCGTCCTCGGCGACTGGGTGCTGCGGGCCGACACGCTCGACGCCGCCCGGCCCGACCCGGTGATGCTCGACCTGCTGCGCTGGCACGGCGCCGAGGAGGTCGAACACCGGTCGGTGGCCTTCGACATGTACCAGCACTGCGGCGGCGACGAGCCCGGCCGCTACGCCCGCCGCGTGCTCGGCATGGCGATCACCGCCCCCATCCTGACGTACCTGTGGGGACGCGGAGCCGCCTATCTGATCCGGCACGACCCCCGGCTCGCCAAGCGGCTCCGCTACACGCTGCGGCACCACAAGCGGGCCGTCGACAAGGGGCTGCTGCCCACCTGGGGCGAGCTGGGCGCGGCCATACCGCGCTACCTCCGGCGCTCCTACCACCCGTCCCAGGAGGGGTCGTTGAGCAGGGCCGTCGCCTACCTGGCGGCCTCGCCGGCGGCGGGCCGGGGGCGGGCGCCGGGCGGCGCGGTCGCGTCGTAG
- a CDS encoding MerR family transcriptional regulator, translated as MSEPPAYRIEDLAHLSGATVRTIRAYQDRGLLPRPERRGRANVYGDAHLERLRRIADLLDRGYTLASIKELLDAWDAGRGLGGILGLVAEVDGPWSDERTGRVTRADLVERFGGGPDDSAVEDAVELGVLEPVPGAPDTFLVPSPQLLAVAAELHASGVPLPAILTHLREVRSQVEHLAARFLDFTTEHVFRPYLDHAPSEEEADRAAALVRRLRPLAQQTVDAELARAMRLLAVRNLRRHLGEVTGGAPAVAADEARAAVELPAATVDAVRDLVGPDGVSAFVAAAAEREVRARAMDGLAERHREGTG; from the coding sequence GTGAGCGAACCGCCGGCGTACCGGATCGAGGACCTGGCCCACCTCAGCGGCGCCACGGTCCGCACGATCCGCGCCTACCAGGACCGGGGCCTCCTCCCCAGGCCCGAGCGGCGCGGCCGGGCGAACGTCTACGGCGACGCCCACCTGGAGCGGCTCCGGCGGATCGCCGACCTGCTGGACCGCGGCTACACCCTCGCCAGCATCAAAGAACTGCTCGACGCCTGGGACGCCGGGCGGGGACTCGGCGGGATCCTCGGGCTCGTCGCGGAGGTGGACGGGCCGTGGTCGGACGAGCGGACCGGCCGGGTCACCCGCGCCGACCTGGTCGAACGGTTCGGGGGCGGGCCGGACGACTCCGCCGTCGAGGACGCCGTGGAGCTGGGCGTCCTCGAACCGGTCCCGGGCGCCCCGGACACCTTCCTGGTCCCGAGCCCGCAGCTGCTCGCCGTCGCCGCCGAACTGCACGCCTCCGGCGTCCCCCTGCCGGCCATCCTCACCCACCTCCGGGAGGTGCGCTCCCAGGTCGAGCACCTCGCAGCCCGCTTCCTCGACTTCACCACCGAGCACGTCTTCCGGCCGTACCTGGATCACGCGCCGTCCGAGGAGGAGGCGGACCGGGCCGCCGCCCTCGTGCGCCGGCTGCGGCCGCTCGCCCAGCAGACCGTGGACGCCGAACTCGCCCGCGCCATGCGGCTGCTGGCCGTGCGAAACCTGCGCCGGCACCTCGGGGAGGTCACCGGCGGCGCTCCCGCCGTCGCGGCGGACGAGGCGAGGGCCGCGGTGGAACTGCCCGCCGCCACCGTGGACGCCGTACGGGACCTGGTCGGCCCGGACGGTGTGAGCGCCTTCGTGGCCGCGGCGGCGGAACGGGAGGTGCGGGCGCGGGCGATGGACGGCCTGGCCGAGCGGCATCGGGAGGGCACGGGGTAG
- the pspAB gene encoding PspA-associated protein PspAB yields the protein MGFLDVILGRTKPVRPDLDRLFALPSAALTLRAGAGLEPTGRGSVCFASVEGGAFDALREDVRRLLDADTARGGTPVEFLRDSYGYTWLLAQEPPDDVPALVNDLHAVNTLLEDAGFGPQLLCSLLGFRDGRGRPLALVYLYKRGTFYPFAPVEGAQERRDHELELQARALLADDLRIEDDLSRWFPVWGAPGL from the coding sequence ATGGGCTTCCTGGACGTGATCCTCGGACGCACCAAGCCCGTCCGCCCCGATCTCGACCGCCTCTTCGCCCTGCCGTCCGCCGCCCTGACGCTCCGGGCCGGTGCCGGGCTGGAGCCGACCGGGCGCGGTTCGGTCTGCTTCGCCAGCGTGGAGGGCGGGGCTTTCGACGCGCTGCGCGAGGACGTCCGGCGGCTGCTCGACGCGGACACCGCGCGCGGCGGGACGCCCGTCGAGTTCCTGCGGGACTCCTACGGGTACACCTGGCTGCTCGCCCAGGAGCCGCCCGACGATGTCCCGGCCCTGGTCAACGACCTGCACGCGGTGAACACGCTGCTGGAGGACGCCGGGTTCGGGCCCCAGCTGCTCTGCTCGCTGCTGGGCTTCCGGGACGGGCGCGGCCGCCCGCTCGCCCTCGTCTACCTCTACAAACGCGGCACCTTCTACCCCTTCGCGCCCGTCGAGGGCGCCCAGGAGCGACGCGATCACGAACTGGAGTTGCAAGCACGGGCGTTGCTCGCCGACGACCTGCGGATCGAGGACGATCTGAGCCGCTGGTTCCCGGTGTGGGGCGCGCCGGGTCTGTGA
- the htpX gene encoding zinc metalloprotease HtpX — MRKTTRATRFAPDRGLTTRMVGTMFFIGLLYVVFVGVLVVLLRGAWPIVLVLAGGLFVAQFWFSDRIAEFGMGAREVTPREAPELHGAVDRLCALADMPKPRVAVADTDVPNAFATGRNRNNALVCATTGLLRRLEPEELEGVLAHELSHVAHRDVAVMTIASFLGVLAGIITRVGLWGGLRRVGGRDANTALLMVVVPLVSAVVYAVSLLLTRMLSRYRELSADRAAALLTGRPSALASALTKVTGQLARIPTRDLRQAEPFNAFWFAPALSRETLSGLLSSHPPLERRLDQLGRIAAALGRAG, encoded by the coding sequence GTGCGGAAGACGACGCGAGCCACACGATTCGCCCCCGACCGCGGGCTGACCACCCGCATGGTGGGCACGATGTTCTTCATCGGGCTGCTGTACGTGGTGTTCGTCGGCGTGCTCGTCGTGCTGCTGCGCGGGGCGTGGCCGATCGTGCTGGTGCTGGCCGGTGGGCTGTTCGTGGCCCAGTTCTGGTTCAGCGACCGGATCGCCGAGTTCGGGATGGGGGCGCGCGAGGTGACCCCGCGCGAGGCCCCCGAGCTGCACGGCGCGGTCGACCGGCTGTGCGCCCTGGCGGACATGCCCAAGCCGCGCGTGGCCGTCGCCGACACCGACGTGCCCAACGCCTTCGCCACCGGCCGCAACCGCAACAACGCCCTGGTCTGCGCCACGACCGGGCTGCTGCGCCGGCTGGAGCCCGAGGAGCTGGAGGGCGTCCTGGCGCACGAGCTGAGCCATGTCGCGCACCGCGACGTCGCGGTGATGACCATCGCCTCCTTCCTGGGCGTCCTGGCCGGGATCATCACCCGCGTCGGCCTGTGGGGCGGCCTGCGCAGGGTGGGCGGACGGGACGCCAACACGGCCCTCCTGATGGTGGTCGTCCCGCTGGTCAGCGCCGTCGTCTACGCCGTGAGCCTCCTGCTCACCCGGATGCTGTCGCGCTACCGGGAGCTGTCCGCCGACCGGGCCGCCGCCCTGCTGACCGGCCGGCCGTCGGCGCTCGCGTCCGCGCTCACCAAGGTCACCGGGCAGCTCGCCCGGATCCCGACCCGCGACCTGCGGCAGGCGGAGCCGTTCAACGCCTTCTGGTTCGCCCCGGCCCTCTCCCGCGAGACCCTGAGCGGCCTGCTCTCCTCGCACCCCCCGCTGGAACGGCGGCTGGACCAGCTCGGCAGGATCGCGGCGGCCCTCGGACGGGCGGGGTGA
- a CDS encoding DNA-binding protein, whose protein sequence is MKEHVETVVLDSQGVSGWIAQDRKLLAMFQVFHAMGADFVIGANTIVEVSHARVNMSRLRWMLSRVKVEPVTESAARASAELLKAAGPHGHKYAIGATVAEVALRQPGPVALLTSDVDDMTRLCGDRVRIIGL, encoded by the coding sequence GTGAAAGAGCACGTCGAGACCGTTGTCCTGGACTCCCAGGGGGTCTCCGGCTGGATCGCGCAGGACCGGAAGCTCCTGGCGATGTTCCAGGTGTTCCACGCCATGGGCGCCGATTTCGTCATCGGGGCCAACACCATCGTGGAAGTCAGTCACGCGCGGGTGAACATGTCCCGGCTGCGCTGGATGCTGTCCCGCGTCAAGGTCGAGCCGGTGACCGAGAGTGCGGCGCGGGCGTCCGCGGAACTGCTGAAAGCCGCGGGGCCGCACGGCCACAAGTACGCGATCGGCGCGACCGTCGCCGAGGTGGCCCTGCGCCAGCCCGGTCCGGTGGCCCTGCTGACCTCCGACGTCGACGACATGACACGGCTGTGCGGCGACCGGGTCCGGATCATCGGGCTGTGA
- a CDS encoding LLM class flavin-dependent oxidoreductase — protein sequence MSLRLSTVILPVDRWHQGGRAKWQRAEELGFHTAYTYDHLSWRTFRDGPWFGALPTLTAAATATERLRLGTLVTSPNFRHPVTLAKELISLDDVSGGRITLGIGAGGNGFDATALGQEAWTPNERADRFAEFVPLLDRLLTEGAVTHEGAFYSAVEARNVPGCAQSPRLPFAVAATGPRGLRLAARYGQAWVTTGDPKLYETGTPAQSDAALRAQAAKLGAACEEIGRKPAELDRILLTGFTPDRSSMLDSVDAFVDFAGRQREAGFTEIVLHWPVPDSDFAADQAVFERIATEGPAQLG from the coding sequence ATGAGTCTGCGCCTGAGCACCGTGATCCTCCCCGTCGACCGCTGGCACCAGGGCGGGCGCGCGAAGTGGCAGCGCGCCGAGGAGCTCGGCTTCCACACGGCGTACACCTACGACCACCTCTCGTGGCGCACCTTCCGCGACGGCCCGTGGTTCGGCGCCCTGCCCACCCTCACCGCCGCCGCCACGGCGACCGAGCGGCTCCGCCTGGGCACCCTCGTGACCTCCCCGAACTTCCGCCACCCGGTGACGCTCGCCAAGGAGCTGATCTCCCTCGACGACGTCTCCGGCGGCCGGATCACCCTGGGCATCGGCGCGGGCGGCAACGGCTTCGACGCGACCGCGCTCGGGCAGGAGGCGTGGACGCCGAACGAGCGGGCGGACCGGTTCGCCGAGTTCGTACCGCTGCTCGACCGCCTGCTCACCGAGGGCGCCGTCACCCACGAGGGCGCCTTCTACTCGGCCGTCGAGGCCCGGAACGTCCCCGGCTGCGCGCAGTCCCCCCGGCTGCCCTTCGCCGTCGCGGCGACCGGCCCGCGCGGGCTGAGGCTCGCGGCGCGGTACGGGCAGGCGTGGGTGACCACGGGTGACCCGAAGCTGTACGAGACGGGCACGCCCGCCCAGTCGGACGCGGCGCTGCGCGCGCAGGCGGCGAAGCTCGGCGCGGCGTGCGAGGAGATCGGCCGGAAGCCCGCCGAGCTGGACAGGATCCTCCTCACCGGCTTCACCCCGGACCGCTCCTCGATGCTCGACTCGGTCGACGCCTTCGTGGACTTCGCGGGCCGGCAGCGGGAGGCCGGCTTCACCGAGATCGTGCTGCACTGGCCGGTCCCCGACTCCGACTTCGCCGCTGACCAGGCCGTCTTCGAGCGCATCGCGACCGAGGGGCCGGCGCAGCTCGGCTGA
- a CDS encoding Cof-type HAD-IIB family hydrolase — protein sequence MGTVTSATEQPETPAAGRTAPIPRLIATDLDGTLLRDDKTVSERTVAALAAAEAAGIEVFFVTGRPARWMDVASAHVHGHGLAICANGAAVVDLRGGGRFVEVRPLERADALAVVERVRAAVPGTSFAVESTTGFHYEPEYPPYQLDPDATVGPAEEFLAGDAVPRADGEPRGPILKLLAHHPELAPDAFLALARTAAGEHGSITRSSPTALLEVSGLGVSKASTLAGYCADHGITPEEVVAFGDMPNDLEMLGWAGTSYAMANAHPEVLAATTHRTAANNEDGVAAVIERIVRVACR from the coding sequence ATGGGAACCGTGACTTCAGCTACCGAGCAGCCCGAGACCCCGGCCGCCGGCCGGACCGCCCCGATACCCCGGCTGATCGCCACCGATCTCGACGGCACCCTGCTGCGGGACGACAAGACGGTGTCCGAGCGGACCGTGGCCGCGCTGGCCGCCGCCGAGGCGGCCGGGATCGAGGTCTTCTTCGTCACCGGCCGCCCGGCACGCTGGATGGACGTCGCGAGCGCGCATGTGCACGGCCACGGCCTGGCGATCTGCGCGAACGGCGCCGCCGTCGTGGACCTCCGGGGCGGCGGGCGGTTCGTCGAGGTCAGACCGCTGGAACGGGCGGACGCCCTGGCCGTCGTGGAGCGGGTGCGCGCCGCCGTGCCCGGCACCTCGTTCGCCGTCGAGTCCACCACGGGCTTCCACTACGAGCCGGAGTACCCGCCGTACCAGCTCGACCCGGACGCGACGGTCGGACCGGCGGAGGAGTTCCTGGCCGGGGACGCCGTCCCGCGTGCGGACGGGGAACCCCGCGGGCCCATCCTCAAGCTGCTCGCCCACCACCCGGAGCTCGCCCCCGACGCGTTCCTCGCCCTGGCCCGCACCGCGGCCGGCGAACACGGCTCGATCACCCGGTCCAGCCCCACCGCGCTGCTGGAGGTCAGCGGCCTCGGCGTCAGCAAGGCCAGCACCCTCGCCGGCTACTGCGCGGACCACGGCATCACACCCGAGGAAGTGGTGGCCTTCGGCGACATGCCCAACGACCTGGAGATGCTCGGCTGGGCCGGCACCTCCTACGCCATGGCCAACGCCCACCCCGAGGTCCTGGCCGCCACGACGCACCGGACCGCCGCCAACAACGAGGACGGAGTGGCGGCGGTGATCGAGCGGATCGTGCGGGTGGCGTGCCGCTGA